The following proteins are encoded in a genomic region of Enterocloster clostridioformis:
- a CDS encoding YARHG domain-containing protein — MKLINKRRITPRWHRGVLAVMLLSAMLGLAACGADTGSNSGALDSSGTQEDYVSPESSFAPESSTTPDNIAGRPAENEPKRQLTEDELRGFEEYLNRTDNYGFLMSDYQSPEYINLNEVFYSGAGLEQSPMTEEERDMYLKTVGQPELYTDLVRLSTEQMDGFLTEKTGLSLDRMKSGLEWIYLAPFDRYYSEHGDTNMRSFFCPGGEVDGGIYRIRCLSDGYSQFNLESIVTLKKVSSGYQFLSNEIIWDYLGVYKENAKSPTAEALHYIISAYKKEVEEGGTGIYPAGEVPGDYDAPVFDSDARYYSIEEMQQISWRPDLTAVFRNEIYARHGYIFKNDFWNDFFSTFTWYSGEYPADAFDSGVFNEYEKANLKLAVEMEK; from the coding sequence ATGAAATTGATTAATAAGCGGCGAATTACCCCCAGATGGCACAGAGGCGTGCTGGCTGTGATGCTCCTGTCCGCTATGCTGGGGCTGGCGGCATGCGGCGCAGATACAGGTAGTAACTCCGGCGCATTGGACAGCTCCGGCACACAGGAAGATTACGTCAGTCCGGAAAGCTCCTTCGCACCGGAAAGCTCCACCACACCGGATAATATCGCGGGCCGGCCAGCGGAAAATGAACCAAAGCGGCAATTGACGGAAGATGAACTGCGCGGCTTTGAGGAATATCTGAACAGGACCGACAACTATGGATTTCTTATGTCTGACTACCAAAGCCCGGAATATATAAATCTGAATGAAGTGTTTTATTCCGGCGCGGGATTGGAACAGTCCCCGATGACGGAGGAGGAAAGGGATATGTACCTGAAAACCGTTGGACAGCCGGAACTCTACACAGATTTGGTGAGGCTGAGTACAGAGCAGATGGATGGGTTCCTCACAGAGAAAACAGGGCTGTCCCTTGACCGGATGAAGTCAGGGCTTGAATGGATATATCTGGCCCCCTTTGACCGGTATTATTCTGAACACGGTGATACCAACATGAGAAGCTTCTTCTGCCCCGGCGGCGAGGTGGATGGAGGGATATACAGGATACGGTGTCTTTCAGACGGATACAGCCAGTTTAATCTGGAAAGCATTGTAACCCTGAAAAAGGTATCCTCAGGGTATCAGTTTCTGTCCAATGAAATCATATGGGATTATCTTGGCGTCTATAAGGAGAATGCCAAGTCCCCCACGGCAGAGGCTCTGCATTACATCATATCGGCTTACAAAAAGGAGGTTGAGGAAGGCGGCACAGGCATATACCCTGCGGGAGAAGTCCCTGGTGACTATGACGCTCCTGTCTTTGATTCCGATGCCAGATATTATTCCATAGAGGAAATGCAGCAGATTAGCTGGAGGCCGGACCTGACAGCCGTATTCCGCAATGAGATTTATGCCCGCCACGGATACATTTTCAAGAATGATTTCTGGAATGACTTTTTCAGTACATTTACCTGGTATTCAGGCGAGTATCCCGCGGATGCCTTTGACTCAGGCGTGTTTAATGAATATGAGAAGGCCAATCTGAAGCTGGCGGTTGAAATGGAAAAATAA
- a CDS encoding ABC transporter ATP-binding protein, whose protein sequence is MDNTSQREALIELRHIHKIYYLGGEEVRANDDINLKIDRGEFVAIVGKSGSGKSTLMNIIGALDVPTDGEYLLGGEDVGVMDDKQLARIRNKMIGFIFQQYNLLPKLNILENVELPLLYAGVGNAERRERAVASLEKVGLSEKWRNMPNQLSGGQQQRVSIARALAGSPSLILADEPTGALDSKTSRDVLGFLKQLNGEGNTIVMITHDNTIAMEARRVVRIKDGQINFDGDVKDYAAII, encoded by the coding sequence ATGGACAATACCAGTCAGAGGGAAGCTCTTATTGAGCTGAGACATATCCACAAGATATACTATCTGGGAGGGGAAGAAGTGCGGGCCAACGACGACATCAACCTGAAGATAGACAGGGGGGAGTTTGTGGCCATCGTAGGCAAGTCGGGAAGCGGCAAATCCACCCTCATGAACATCATAGGAGCCCTGGATGTGCCCACGGACGGCGAATATCTCCTGGGAGGAGAGGATGTGGGAGTCATGGATGACAAACAGCTGGCCCGCATCCGCAATAAAATGATTGGTTTCATTTTCCAGCAGTACAATTTGCTGCCCAAGCTTAACATACTGGAAAATGTGGAACTGCCCCTTCTGTACGCCGGGGTAGGAAATGCAGAGCGCCGGGAACGGGCCGTGGCTTCCCTGGAAAAGGTAGGCCTGTCGGAAAAATGGAGGAACATGCCAAACCAGCTCTCCGGCGGACAGCAGCAGAGGGTATCCATTGCCAGGGCCCTGGCCGGAAGTCCCTCGCTGATATTGGCAGACGAACCTACAGGAGCCCTGGATTCCAAGACCAGCCGGGATGTGCTGGGATTTCTCAAACAGCTCAACGGGGAGGGAAACACCATCGTGATGATTACCCATGACAACACCATTGCCATGGAAGCCAGGCGTGTGGTCAGGATAAAGGACGGGCAGATTAATTTTGACGGAGATGTAAAAGACTATGCTGCAATCATTTAA
- a CDS encoding autorepressor SdpR family transcription factor yields the protein MSFGDTFKALSDPTRREILNLLKRRSMTAGQIVEHFDTTGATISHHLNILRQAGLIEDRKSGKYIYYELNTTVFQEVLSWLQSLMEEDKKHEKK from the coding sequence ATGTCCTTCGGTGATACATTTAAAGCCCTGTCCGACCCCACCCGCCGCGAGATACTCAACCTGTTAAAGCGGAGAAGCATGACCGCGGGACAGATTGTGGAGCATTTTGACACAACGGGAGCAACCATTTCCCATCACCTGAACATACTCAGGCAGGCGGGGCTTATAGAGGACCGGAAATCAGGCAAATATATTTATTATGAGCTGAATACCACTGTATTCCAGGAAGTTCTTTCCTGGCTGCAATCATTAATGGAGGAAGACAAAAAGCATGAAAAAAAATAA
- a CDS encoding S-layer homology domain-containing protein, translating into MKRPCAACRYVCGSLAAVTAVTSALPMTVMANTLSANFDMRRQVVNLTGILNVSDYTGQVTRGDFARMLVNASSYRENLPTSSVSVFADVPSTHPDAIYIRIAASQGWMTGFLGGLFKPEEYITYKDAVKAALAMLGYSDEDFTGDLASSRISKFNYLELNEEVNRQPEEVLNQTDCMNIFYNLLKTKKKDSSEIYGAVLDCELNSDGEINPITILDDERKGPILVRKGFSVIQSVPFGSENANVFLNGTASTLEAVKASQQDAGFAVVYYNVKSKTIWAYTTRGWDDDDLEGNNAYVLLKGEVKNIYYKSTDVMTPTSIRLEIDDDNSDGDFGEDGIDEDGYLTISLNSSELQYLFSIYGGIEVGDEVVMVCNKSGSSYTAVDAIEY; encoded by the coding sequence ATGAAAAGACCATGTGCAGCCTGCCGTTATGTATGCGGTTCCCTGGCAGCCGTTACTGCAGTGACCTCGGCTTTGCCTATGACCGTTATGGCCAATACATTATCCGCAAACTTTGATATGAGGAGACAGGTGGTGAACCTGACCGGAATCCTGAATGTGTCGGATTACACAGGACAGGTGACCAGAGGGGATTTTGCCAGAATGCTGGTGAATGCCTCCAGTTACAGGGAAAACCTGCCCACATCCAGCGTATCCGTGTTCGCGGATGTGCCAAGCACCCATCCGGATGCCATCTATATCCGCATAGCGGCATCCCAGGGGTGGATGACCGGTTTTCTTGGAGGACTGTTTAAACCTGAGGAGTACATAACATATAAGGACGCGGTGAAGGCGGCGCTGGCCATGTTGGGCTATTCGGATGAGGACTTTACCGGGGATCTGGCGTCCTCACGCATTTCAAAGTTCAATTATCTGGAGCTGAATGAGGAAGTGAACCGCCAGCCGGAGGAGGTGCTGAACCAGACAGACTGTATGAACATATTCTACAATCTGTTAAAGACAAAGAAAAAGGACAGCAGCGAGATATATGGAGCTGTTCTGGACTGTGAGCTTAACTCCGACGGGGAAATCAATCCCATCACCATTCTGGATGACGAGCGCAAGGGCCCAATACTGGTGCGCAAGGGCTTCAGCGTAATCCAGTCCGTGCCCTTTGGCTCGGAAAATGCCAATGTGTTTTTAAACGGAACAGCCAGCACACTGGAAGCAGTGAAGGCATCCCAGCAGGATGCGGGCTTTGCCGTTGTCTACTATAATGTGAAGTCCAAAACCATCTGGGCTTACACCACCAGGGGATGGGACGACGATGATCTGGAGGGCAACAACGCCTATGTGCTGTTAAAGGGCGAGGTCAAGAACATCTACTATAAATCCACGGACGTTATGACGCCCACTTCCATCCGTCTGGAGATTGATGACGATAATTCGGATGGCGATTTTGGAGAGGATGGAATTGACGAGGACGGATATCTCACCATCAGCCTGAATTCTTCGGAGCTTCAATACCTGTTTTCCATCTATGGCGGCATAGAGGTAGGGGACGAGGTGGTAATGGTATGCAATAAGAGCGGCAGCAGCTATACGGCAGTTGACGCCATAGAATATTAA
- a CDS encoding SdpI family protein, whose translation MKKNNRKISKWDVLYWILAFVPFIVSVCFYNRLPEQVPTHWGSDNVVNGYSSRNMAAFGIPAFMFLMAVMVNVIYRIDPKRENISRSRELKEITRWFVVLLAVMVQFVIVLSGIGMDINVGSMVSIPIALMFVAAGNYLPKWRQNYTMGIKLPWTLADEDNWNRTHRMAGYVWTAGGILMLIMGFFHLASLFFLVFMAMVLIPSVYSYLIYRKKLKGI comes from the coding sequence ATGAAAAAAAATAACAGGAAGATTTCCAAATGGGATGTATTGTACTGGATTCTGGCTTTTGTGCCATTTATCGTTTCCGTATGTTTCTATAACCGCCTGCCGGAACAGGTACCCACCCACTGGGGATCGGACAATGTGGTAAATGGTTATTCAAGCCGTAACATGGCGGCATTTGGCATACCTGCCTTTATGTTTCTCATGGCAGTGATGGTAAATGTGATTTACCGGATTGACCCCAAACGAGAAAACATCAGCCGTTCCAGGGAATTGAAGGAGATTACACGGTGGTTCGTGGTCCTTCTGGCGGTTATGGTCCAGTTTGTGATTGTCCTGTCCGGAATCGGTATGGATATCAACGTGGGAAGCATGGTAAGCATTCCCATTGCACTGATGTTCGTGGCGGCAGGCAATTACCTGCCCAAATGGAGACAGAACTACACCATGGGAATCAAGCTTCCGTGGACCCTGGCAGATGAGGATAACTGGAACAGGACTCACCGTATGGCCGGCTATGTATGGACAGCAGGGGGCATACTGATGCTGATTATGGGATTTTTTCATCTGGCATCCCTGTTCTTCCTGGTTTTTATGGCAATGGTCCTGATTCCAAGTGTGTATTCCTATCTGATTTACCGAAAGAAGCTGAAAGGAATTTAA
- the cls gene encoding cardiolipin synthase, with protein MKKMRGLFRIIFGRTAFVVLFMAIQVGILFGAFRWLEEYMHIVYAISILLSAVVIIYIFNEPINSSFKMAWIVPVLVIPVFGVLLYIFVQMQFQTKLLARRLKKNIGDTAPYLKQDEEVQERIREASRRSSHLIDYMKDHAGYPAYGNTHVEYFPLGEDKFEALMRELKAARHFIFMEYFIVERGYMWDSILKVLEEKVKEGVEVRVMYDGMCCLMLLPYHYPRVLGKKGIRCKMFSPVRPTLSTYQNNRDHRKIVVIDGHTAFTGGVNLADEYINRKVRFGHWKDTAIMLKGDAVQSFTMMFLQMWNVTERQPEDYGKYAVPKDYEHPLAADYSGFILPYGDSPMDREQVGERVYLDILNQARNYVHIMTPYLILDDEMVNALSYAAKRGIDVKLIMPHIPDKKYAYMLARTFYPELTRAGVKIYEYTPGFVHAKVFVSDDEKAVVGTINLDFRSLYLHFECAAYIYRNSVVYDVEHDFEETLKKCSLITMEDCKNYSWMGKKLGRLMRLIAPLM; from the coding sequence ATGAAGAAAATGAGGGGATTATTTCGGATTATATTTGGAAGGACGGCCTTTGTGGTGCTGTTCATGGCCATACAGGTGGGAATCCTGTTTGGCGCCTTCCGGTGGCTGGAAGAGTACATGCACATTGTATACGCCATATCTATCCTTTTGAGCGCGGTTGTCATCATTTATATTTTCAATGAACCCATAAATTCCAGCTTTAAGATGGCCTGGATTGTGCCGGTCCTGGTGATTCCGGTGTTCGGCGTCCTCTTGTACATATTTGTGCAGATGCAGTTCCAGACAAAGCTTCTGGCCCGGCGTCTGAAGAAAAACATAGGCGACACGGCCCCCTATCTCAAGCAGGACGAGGAGGTACAGGAGCGAATCAGGGAAGCCAGCAGGAGAAGCAGCCACCTGATAGATTACATGAAGGACCATGCGGGTTATCCGGCCTACGGCAACACCCATGTGGAATATTTCCCGCTGGGGGAGGACAAGTTTGAGGCTCTCATGAGAGAGCTTAAGGCGGCCCGGCATTTCATTTTCATGGAATATTTTATCGTGGAGCGGGGATATATGTGGGACAGTATCCTGAAGGTGCTGGAGGAGAAGGTGAAGGAGGGCGTGGAAGTCAGGGTTATGTATGACGGCATGTGCTGTCTCATGCTTCTTCCGTACCATTATCCCAGAGTGTTGGGAAAAAAAGGAATTCGCTGTAAGATGTTTTCGCCTGTCAGGCCCACCCTGTCCACCTATCAGAATAACAGGGACCACAGGAAGATTGTGGTCATTGACGGCCATACGGCCTTTACCGGAGGTGTGAACCTGGCGGACGAGTATATCAACCGCAAGGTGCGCTTTGGCCACTGGAAGGATACGGCCATTATGCTGAAGGGAGACGCGGTACAGAGCTTTACCATGATGTTTCTGCAAATGTGGAATGTGACGGAGAGGCAGCCGGAGGACTATGGGAAGTACGCGGTCCCCAAAGACTATGAGCATCCCCTGGCCGCGGACTATTCCGGTTTCATCCTGCCCTATGGTGACAGCCCTATGGACAGGGAGCAGGTGGGGGAGCGTGTATATCTGGATATACTGAACCAGGCCAGAAACTACGTCCATATAATGACGCCCTATCTGATTCTGGACGACGAGATGGTCAATGCCCTGAGTTATGCCGCCAAGCGCGGGATTGATGTTAAGCTTATCATGCCGCACATTCCGGACAAAAAATATGCCTACATGCTGGCCAGAACCTTTTATCCGGAGCTGACAAGGGCAGGCGTGAAAATCTACGAATACACGCCGGGCTTTGTCCATGCCAAGGTATTTGTCAGCGACGACGAAAAGGCTGTGGTGGGAACCATTAATCTGGATTTCCGAAGCCTGTACCTGCATTTTGAATGCGCGGCCTACATTTACCGCAATTCGGTGGTCTATGACGTGGAGCATGATTTTGAGGAAACTCTTAAGAAATGCAGTCTTATCACTATGGAGGACTGTAAAAATTACAGCTGGATGGGAAAAAAGCTGGGACGTCTCATGCGCCTCATTGCTCCTTTGATGTAA
- a CDS encoding RrF2 family transcriptional regulator: MTSEFTIAVHALVFLNHKGAVFSSEGLAANVCTNAARIRKVMAKLKKADLVKTKEGVDGGYLFHRDSRDVNLSMVAEALDTPFVAASWKSGNPHMACLISSGMAGIMDELYGELNQCCQAYLEKVTIADLDSKIFTGTPKTVTAT, encoded by the coding sequence GTGACAAGTGAATTTACCATTGCGGTGCATGCGCTGGTTTTTTTGAATCACAAGGGAGCTGTGTTTTCCAGCGAAGGTCTTGCAGCGAATGTCTGTACCAATGCCGCCAGGATACGGAAGGTCATGGCAAAGCTTAAAAAGGCGGATCTTGTGAAAACAAAGGAAGGTGTGGACGGCGGTTATCTGTTCCACCGTGACAGCAGGGACGTGAACCTGTCCATGGTGGCTGAGGCTCTGGATACCCCCTTTGTGGCCGCCTCATGGAAGAGCGGCAACCCGCACATGGCCTGTCTCATATCGTCAGGCATGGCGGGAATCATGGACGAGCTCTACGGAGAGCTGAACCAGTGCTGCCAGGCGTATTTAGAGAAAGTGACCATTGCGGATTTGGACAGCAAAATCTTCACTGGCACCCCAAAGACTGTAACAGCCACATAA
- a CDS encoding efflux RND transporter periplasmic adaptor subunit — translation MEEKKKDALRFLMPFPGKHKRETAPGAPAQAGKGRNGGKKWVKPVVFLLIIGAAAAVAMTWRGMKAKAAAARAQSHNTASAERRDISSELSSSGTLKAKDTYSITSMVEGEVLSAGFEEGDQVEKDQVLYEIDKSGMESQLTSSVNSLTRSQSSYEDALEDYNDALSDYSGNTYKATDTGYIKELYISVGDKVSGNTKLADVYSDDIMEIRIPFLSGEAAVIGAGMPAAVTLTDTGEQVAGTVKAVANQETVLTGGRLVRVVTIQVPNPGGLTTSLKATVQIGEFIGSEDGVFEASVDTAMNADLSTSVEVESLLVNVGDYVTKGTPVFKMTDKSADKLVQSYKDALDKAEESVESAQNKLDSTQDSYDNYTIKAPISGQVITKNFKVGDNITKNSSSTTVLATIYDLSSLTFEMSIDELDIKKVKVGQKVEVSADAFEGQTFSGTVTNVSLESTYSNGVSTYPVTVTLDDMGDLLPGMNVDGVITLEEANDVLAIPADALMRGNQVYVKDDTVTEQQGPVPAGFRAVKVETGLTSDTFVEIKSGLSEGDVVYVAESSKNSSSVMMMDGGMGGPPGGGGNMGGGNRGGSEGGRQNR, via the coding sequence ATGGAAGAAAAAAAGAAAGATGCCCTGCGCTTTTTAATGCCCTTCCCTGGCAAACATAAGAGGGAAACAGCACCCGGCGCCCCGGCACAGGCAGGAAAAGGCAGAAACGGAGGGAAGAAATGGGTAAAACCCGTGGTATTCCTGCTGATTATAGGAGCAGCCGCAGCCGTGGCCATGACCTGGAGGGGGATGAAGGCAAAGGCAGCCGCTGCCCGGGCACAGTCCCATAATACGGCATCGGCGGAGCGCAGGGACATTTCCTCGGAGCTGTCCTCATCAGGCACCCTTAAGGCAAAGGACACCTACAGCATCACCTCCATGGTGGAGGGAGAGGTATTGTCAGCGGGCTTTGAGGAGGGGGACCAGGTGGAGAAGGACCAGGTGCTCTATGAAATTGATAAGTCCGGCATGGAGTCCCAGCTGACCAGCTCAGTGAATTCCCTGACCAGGTCCCAGTCCTCCTATGAGGACGCCCTGGAAGACTATAATGACGCCCTGAGCGACTACAGCGGAAACACATATAAAGCCACCGATACAGGATATATAAAGGAACTGTATATCAGCGTCGGGGATAAGGTGAGCGGAAATACCAAGCTGGCCGATGTGTACAGCGATGATATTATGGAAATAAGAATTCCCTTTTTGTCCGGGGAGGCAGCCGTCATAGGAGCCGGCATGCCGGCGGCAGTCACCCTGACGGATACAGGAGAGCAGGTGGCAGGAACGGTCAAGGCAGTGGCAAACCAGGAAACCGTCCTCACGGGCGGACGGCTGGTGCGGGTAGTCACCATACAGGTGCCCAACCCCGGCGGCCTGACCACATCCTTAAAGGCCACGGTTCAGATCGGGGAATTCATAGGCAGTGAGGACGGAGTGTTCGAGGCATCGGTGGATACCGCCATGAATGCGGACCTGTCCACCAGTGTGGAGGTGGAATCCCTGCTGGTAAATGTAGGAGATTATGTTACAAAAGGAACCCCTGTTTTTAAGATGACAGACAAATCAGCGGATAAGCTGGTTCAGAGCTATAAGGATGCCCTGGACAAGGCGGAGGAAAGCGTGGAATCAGCCCAGAACAAGCTGGACAGCACCCAGGACAGCTACGATAATTACACCATAAAGGCGCCGATTTCCGGTCAGGTCATCACAAAGAATTTCAAGGTGGGAGACAATATCACCAAAAACAGCTCCAGCACCACGGTTCTGGCCACCATATACGATTTGTCCAGCCTGACATTTGAGATGTCCATCGACGAGCTGGATATTAAGAAAGTAAAGGTGGGACAGAAGGTGGAGGTCTCAGCCGACGCCTTTGAGGGACAGACATTCTCAGGAACAGTGACCAACGTCAGCCTGGAGAGCACATACTCCAACGGGGTCAGCACCTATCCGGTGACCGTTACCCTGGATGATATGGGTGATTTGCTGCCCGGCATGAATGTGGACGGAGTCATTACGCTGGAGGAAGCGAATGATGTGCTGGCCATCCCGGCGGACGCCCTGATGAGAGGAAACCAGGTCTATGTGAAGGATGACACAGTGACGGAGCAGCAGGGACCGGTGCCCGCCGGATTCCGGGCCGTGAAGGTGGAGACCGGGCTGACAAGCGACACATTCGTGGAAATCAAAAGCGGCCTGTCGGAGGGAGACGTGGTTTACGTGGCTGAATCCAGCAAAAACAGCAGCAGCGTCATGATGATGGACGGCGGCATGGGCGGTCCTCCAGGAGGAGGCGGAAACATGGGAGGCGGAAACCGCGGCGGGTCCGAAGGCGGCCGGCAAAACCGCTAA
- a CDS encoding DUF362 domain-containing protein: MAVSNVYYTNMRTTLTENLLQKLERLVKKAGMMDIDFNNKYTAIKIHFGEPGNLAYLRANYSKVLVDLIRTQGGKVFLTDCNTLYVGRRKNALDHLDAAYENGYNPFTTGCHIMIADGLKGTDEALVPIDGEYVKEAKIGRAIMDADIIISLTHFKGHEATGFGGALKNLGMGSGSRAGKMEMHNAGKPFVHTDKCVGCGACQRNCAHGAITVLERKASIDTNKCVGCGRCIGACPVDAVDSMYDEANDILNRKIAEYTLAVLKDRPNFHVSLVVDVSPNCDCHSENDAPIVPNVGMFASFDPVALDMACVDAVNRQPVLAGSFLSEQEHHSHDHFINTHPDTNWETCIDHAVKLGLGNKEYNLITI, encoded by the coding sequence ATGGCAGTATCAAACGTATACTACACCAACATGAGGACTACACTTACGGAAAATCTCCTGCAGAAGCTGGAGAGGCTGGTAAAAAAGGCCGGCATGATGGATATTGACTTTAACAACAAATACACTGCAATCAAGATTCACTTTGGCGAACCCGGAAACCTGGCTTATCTGCGCGCCAACTACTCCAAGGTCCTGGTGGATTTAATCCGGACCCAAGGCGGTAAGGTATTCCTGACCGACTGCAATACCCTCTATGTGGGGCGGAGGAAAAATGCGTTGGACCATCTGGACGCTGCTTACGAGAATGGCTATAATCCCTTTACCACGGGATGCCATATCATGATTGCCGATGGCCTTAAGGGAACGGATGAAGCCCTGGTGCCTATTGACGGAGAGTATGTGAAGGAGGCAAAGATTGGCCGGGCCATTATGGATGCGGACATCATCATTTCCCTGACTCACTTTAAGGGACACGAGGCAACCGGTTTTGGCGGTGCCCTTAAGAACCTGGGCATGGGCAGCGGCTCCAGGGCCGGCAAGATGGAGATGCACAATGCCGGCAAGCCGTTTGTACATACGGATAAGTGTGTTGGTTGCGGCGCCTGTCAGAGAAACTGCGCCCACGGCGCCATCACGGTTCTTGAACGGAAAGCCTCTATTGATACAAACAAGTGTGTGGGATGCGGCCGCTGTATCGGTGCCTGTCCCGTGGATGCGGTGGACTCCATGTACGACGAGGCCAATGATATCCTGAATCGGAAGATTGCCGAGTATACCCTGGCAGTGCTGAAGGATCGTCCTAATTTCCATGTGAGCCTTGTGGTGGACGTGTCCCCCAACTGTGACTGCCATTCGGAGAATGACGCCCCCATTGTGCCTAACGTGGGTATGTTTGCCTCATTTGACCCGGTAGCCCTGGACATGGCCTGCGTGGATGCGGTAAACCGCCAGCCCGTGCTTGCCGGAAGCTTTCTGTCAGAGCAGGAGCATCACAGCCATGACCATTTCATCAATACACATCCGGATACCAACTGGGAGACCTGTATTGACCATGCTGTGAAGCTGGGCCTTGGCAACAAGGAATATAATCTCATCACCATTTAG
- a CDS encoding O-acetylhomoserine aminocarboxypropyltransferase/cysteine synthase family protein yields the protein MSKQSLDTICIQGGWEPKNGEPRQLPIYQSTTFKYTSSEQMGRLFDLEESGYFYTRLANPTNDAVASKICQLEGGVGAMLTSSGQAATFYAVLNICQAGDHVISSSTIYGGSTNLFTVTFPKMGVECTLVNPDADEEELAKAFRPNTKAVFAESIANPALTVLDFEKFARLAHGHGVPLIVDNTFATPINCRPFEWGADIVTHSTTKYMDGHAATVGGCIVDSGNFDWEAQHDKFKGLTEPDESYHGIVYTQKFGKLAYIQKATAQLMRDLGSIQSPQNAFLINIGLETLHLRVPRHCESAFKVASYLQSREDVAWVKYPGLPGDTYYELAQKYMPKGTCGVISFGLKGGRQAASVFMDKLKLCSIETHVADSRTAVLHPASHTHRQLTDEQLVEAGVDPSMVRFSVGLESAGDIIEDIRQALED from the coding sequence ATGAGCAAACAATCATTAGACACAATCTGCATACAGGGAGGATGGGAGCCGAAGAACGGCGAGCCCAGACAGCTGCCCATATATCAGAGCACTACCTTTAAATACACTTCCAGTGAGCAGATGGGACGGCTTTTTGACCTGGAGGAGAGCGGTTATTTTTATACCAGGCTGGCGAACCCGACCAATGACGCAGTGGCATCAAAGATCTGCCAGCTGGAGGGCGGCGTGGGGGCCATGCTCACCTCCTCCGGACAGGCGGCTACCTTTTATGCTGTTTTGAATATCTGCCAGGCAGGAGATCATGTAATCAGTTCCTCCACCATATACGGCGGTTCCACCAATCTGTTTACCGTTACCTTTCCCAAGATGGGAGTGGAGTGCACGCTGGTGAATCCGGATGCGGACGAGGAGGAACTGGCAAAGGCATTCAGGCCAAATACCAAAGCGGTATTTGCGGAGAGCATTGCCAATCCTGCCCTGACAGTGCTGGATTTTGAGAAGTTTGCCCGCCTGGCCCACGGCCACGGTGTTCCTCTGATTGTGGATAATACCTTTGCCACCCCCATTAACTGCCGTCCCTTTGAGTGGGGCGCAGATATTGTGACACACAGTACTACAAAGTATATGGACGGCCACGCGGCCACGGTAGGCGGATGTATCGTGGACAGCGGAAACTTTGACTGGGAGGCCCAGCATGACAAATTTAAGGGTCTGACAGAGCCTGATGAGTCATATCACGGCATTGTGTATACCCAGAAGTTTGGTAAGCTGGCTTATATCCAGAAGGCCACGGCCCAGCTTATGAGGGATTTAGGCTCCATCCAGTCCCCCCAGAATGCGTTCCTGATTAATATTGGCCTGGAGACCCTTCATTTAAGGGTGCCGAGACACTGTGAGAGTGCCTTTAAGGTGGCCTCCTACCTTCAGTCCAGGGAGGATGTGGCCTGGGTGAAATATCCGGGACTTCCAGGGGATACGTATTATGAGCTGGCTCAAAAATACATGCCGAAGGGTACCTGCGGCGTTATTTCCTTTGGTTTAAAGGGCGGGCGTCAGGCTGCTTCCGTGTTCATGGATAAGCTGAAACTGTGCTCCATTGAAACCCATGTGGCTGATTCCAGGACAGCCGTACTTCATCCGGCCAGCCATACCCACCGTCAGCTCACGGACGAACAGCTGGTGGAGGCAGGCGTGGACCCGTCCATGGTTCGTTTCAGCGTAGGACTGGAGTCTGCCGGTGACATTATTGAGGATATACGCCAGGCGTTAGAAGATTAA